The genome window TCTCTTTTCTTGCTTCTGATTCGATGTTCTGTTATTACAACCATAAtctgtcattttgtttgttggGAGCACcataatatgtaaaaaaaaaaaaaaagtatcccACGTGCAGAGGCATATGAGTAGCAGTGTTGAGGATAACTTTAAGGAAGACCTGTTACAGTGGACTCTCTGTAAGGCGGAGCATTCAgtgcaggaagtgagggaggaggtTTGGGTCGTACCCATCTGTCGTGGATGTCCAGCAGACATATTGTGTTTTTAGATTGTTAGTGGATGACTTTGTTCCTGCTTTATTACTGGACGCTCCTGACAAACTAACAGAGACACAATGTAGAGGGTAAATGGACCTGCATTAATATAAcgccactcaaagcgctttttACATTGCATGTCAGCatttacccattcacacacacacacacacacacacacacacacacacacacacacacacacacacacacacacacacacacacacacacacacacacacaacaatcatTGTATTATGTGTAGTATATGTGAGCAGGTGGCTCTACTTTAGTGTAAAGTTCATTCTTGAAATAGATCCCATGTACACGTCACAACTGCACAGAAAATCCAGAAAGATGTTatgttgacttttttttttaccctagTAACAATAACGCAAAGTTACACACTTATGTACTTACTATCTCTTGGTATTCGTGAGAGAAGTCGTTTAAAGAGAGAACATACTCTTGAACCTTCACGTTTGTAAGATTAaacataatattaaaaataataataacaagcaaTAGAGTTGTGTTGGACGTAAAAAGGGTATGAAACTCACACCAACAGTCGCACACAGACTAAAGTAAGATTACGTGAAGTCCTTTTATATGATTTATTTCatgtaaacattgtaaaacaacatttcagaaaagcAGCTATACATCAGCAGAGACCCAAACATGAGTCATCGGGAGGACGACATACACAAGCGGAATCTTTCACGCAAACTTTACGACAAGGTTTGTTAATCCGAACCGTTTAAAGTTCTTCAGTCGACATACAACAATGTGCTAGAAAACACGTTTATAAACCCGGACCAAAAGAAAGACAGCAGGGCTGTTGAGGGTTTTTGTAAACAACTGAGCAGCTGCAGTTTCAAcgtttaacatttaacattattgtAGAAACAAGTTGCATCCGTTAACTTTGTGTTGAGACTCAAAGAGTCAAATAGTAACTTGAAAATGTCCTCGCTcaacaatacaatgtttttatttcatgtgtcAATATAAAGTATCTTTAAAACTGAGTCCTAACTGTGCGTTTGTTGTAAGAAGCAGAGATCTTCCCTCAGTGCCGAGACTGAGAGGCGCTAAATGAAGCTCCACAGTTATATTTGACCACAGGCATGTCACTGAAACTCCAATTAAGTCAAATTGATGAGTGTGTAAATGGCAGATTCTTGGTTTCTGCAGCGATTACTGATGAACTTTTGTCAaaattattctttcattttgtggAGGATGAAGTTTGTTTGCAAGATGATCAGATTATACTTTACACCAAAAGACGTGGAactgagaaaatataaaagtcACTACCATTAGAAAAACTAATTATTGGAACATCATGgaataaaataatgttcatTCATGCAGCCGAAATGTCTAGAAATGTAAGGGAACTAAAACTCTCAAAAGATGtggaaacatctgtttttaaaagcagTTATGTCATATTTACTTTTGATTTTCACATGTGAATATCAAGTATCTTCTTTAAACCTGCACCGACACATCATTAATTACTCATTACTGCCTAATATTGCGCACTGTTCAGAAGTTAAAAATCTATTTGTTTGTCCTTGTGTGATGCTACGAAAAGCAATTGAAcacaagttattattttttatatgaaCAGATTTGCACTTAATTACCATTAATACTGAGCCAGGATGAATCAACATTCGATTTCCTCTCATCCGTACCAATCTGTGCCATCATGCACACTCTACACAGAACTATAGTTGAAAGACAGCTGATCGTAATTGTCTGTGAAAGCCAAATATAATCAAAATtcagtttcaaaatgaaatttcTTTGCAATCAACTGCTACTTTCAGTTAAAGGGAAGTTGTGGTCAGACTGAAGCAGAGCATGTGATGCAGCTGTAAAGCAACAGTTAAATctgttcagtttagttttaaagCACAGGTAAACACACTTGTGTACAGAAGGTGATGTACTGTAGTTCAGAAAGCTGTGTAGATCAGTGGCAACATTTCAAAAGCCGTTTTCTATTAGAGGAAATGTCGTAAGTAATACCAGCTCCAAGGAATGGGTGTGTCAACCTTcctctgaaacaaacaaaccattttTAACTTCCTGTCAAAGTCCACCTACAATCAGCGGCCCTAAGGAATAGAAAACAGACATAGTAGAACAAACCCTATACCATGAAGTCACTGTAACCGCtgacacattacatttacagttcCTTCTCCTGCTTTTAGGATTTCATGTCCACCATCAAGTCCAGAATAAAGTAAATGACTAACacaatttctttctttagttCCTCAGGTTCTGAAGAAATGTGCAGAGTTTATTGAGGAGCATGGGATTGTGGATGGGATCTACAGACTGTCGGGGGTCACCTCAAATATCCAACATCTCAGGTGCTCATGCAACATGTACAGTGATGCTTTTAAGGCATCAAAAACCTCACGTCATATAAAATATCAAGAGATATGATGTTATTACAAATCAGGAGTATTTAAAACCTTATAGTCTCTATAATTACTACTTGTTTGCTccaattgatttttttttttttacgataaatcaaatcaaatctcaAATCATTCCCATAAAATTAGCGTTAGGCCAGCTACtttctgtttctatcactgCAGACAGAATAAATAGTCAAAGTGTTTTGTATTGACAGAATATGGTTAGTGTTGAGCTTGTTTAgcattgttgtttattttagtcGACTGGATAGACTTCAATCTAACAAGCCACATACGGCTACAGTAGTTAGCAAGGGTGGTAACAATCAAACCATTCagctaactgtgtgtgtgtgtgtgtgtgtgtgtgtgtgtgtgtgtgtgtgtgtgtgtgtgtgtgtgtgtgtgtgtgtgtgtgtgtgtgtgtgtgtgtgtgtgtgtgtgtgtgtgtgtgtgcgtacaggCAGGAATTCAGCTCCGAGGCGTGCCCTGACCTTACAGAGGAAGTGTACCTCCAGGACATCCACTGTGTGGGTTCCTTATGTAAGCTGTTCTTCAGGGAGCTACCCAATCCTCTGCTCACATACGAGCTGTACAGCAAATTCACTGTGAGTACATTCAAATCACATTTACAGGGGGGGAAAACAAATCCTATGTGTCGTAGAAGGGTTTTGCTGGCAGATTCAATAATTAGTAACAGACAGAACGGCAACCCCAACACCAGACGTCAATAAGGAGCATTTATTCCACATGGTCCCTCAGTATATTTGTGTCAGCACTATAAAGATCTAATTAATATCATTTTCCACGAGTGTGACCTCATCTCTCCCTTGTTTTCATCTCTTCCCTGGAGAATACAGTACTAATAGCAGATGTCATCTGAACTTTAAGCAAAGAACTTATCGCATTAAGTTAATTAACTAAAGTATGATTTATTATCATTCATCATCTTTATTATTCCATcgttaacatttttaaaagtagtACATTTGATGCCCATAATCATAAAAAGATGTCcctgcatatactgtatgaaacTGATTGTAAGAGACTTAATTCTGatctgttttatctttttgtttattgtggGCTACCCTGTTGTCAGGCCAAATAACAATTTGTTCTGGTGTGCTAAAGAGCTGGGtttaaagatgaaaacattttgtttttggccCCTTTGGATCACAGGGAGGTTTAAGGTTTATAATAATGCAAGAGCCtaaatattaaaagtataataaGATCAGTTCCAAATGTAACTAGCAACCTGTGTGGCCAAAATTGAGGTGATACAATCTCTACATTTAGTACCAGAGCCAAGCATTTTCTGGATGAACTGCAGATGTGAAAGACACTTTAGAGGAATACCAAACTGTAAAACCTGGTTTATGCTTTCTGTGTAGCTTTCTGTGTACCTTGACAGGCTATTAGCATACCTTGGCATTCATACCTCTAGTGCTGCACGGGCCTGAAAACTCCAGTACTCCAGAGTTTTAGGAAAAGTTGGTTCCTCACAtggtgtaaaaagaaaacataccaGAGCCCAGTTTCCCTTGGAAAGGAATGAAATCTTAACAACACGAGCATTGAGCAGGATCTGTACacttttagtacatttattCTACGAgtgtgtgatgttgtgtgtATAATTGATTAAAAGCGTTCGGTTGACTGATAGAATGTAAATCgtcattttgaaatgaatcTTTGTGCTTTTGAGCAAGAGCACGTTTTAACAATTACTTATGGAGACAACCTCACACGTGACTGACGCTTGCAGCTAACATGCTCGCCTGTTTATGGGCCTCAATCACATTAGTTTGACTGCATGCACTCCGGCAtgtctgtttacatttgtttgttggGAGACTTGATGGAAGCCTGCAGGGCCATGCAGTGAGATCATAGCTTCACCCTACAGTTCatgtgaatttctttttttacatgtaCATCTGTCTGTTTTACATGCAGTCAACAGTCTTGGTCCAGGGGGATCATGAGAGACTTTTACACATTCAGGGGGTCATCAAAGAACTTCCGACCCCCCACTTCAGGTGAACCTCAGCCCTTTACGCTCTAAGTAATACAGACAGTTTTACAACTGGCTGTCCTGTTTGCCAGGTTTTACATATAATgttgtaatatgtatatatgtaacaAGTGTTTGTCGACTCTCCTCAGGACTCTGGAGTACCTTACTAAGCACTTGGCCCACCTTGCCACCTTAAGCACCCAGACGAACATGCATACACGTAACCTGGCCCTGGTCTGGGCTCCAAATCTATTAAGGTGGGTTCAGCTTCACAGATGTGCCTAAAACACTtcatccattaaaaaaaaaacaaaaaaaacattatgttgttttgttatgtttatatttattcatactAAAAGCACTTTCTGAAGctgtttttgaaagattttatacataaaaaaaaagataactctgaaatgcaaagaaacattttattttttgaccaATTGCATCTCCTATTTTGTCAGATCTAAAGACGTTGAGGCGACATGTAGTAATGGAGAAATGGCTTTCCAGGAGGTGCGGATACAACAGTCAGTGGTTGAGTTTATTCTGAACCACAGAGAGGAGATCTTCAGTGATTCTGTGCAAATCAAACCCAAAGAAGGTATGACAttcaaaaaaatacaaacagactCTTTTGTTGGATATTTGTTGCGGATTCACCACTGAAAAAAACTGTTATTATACTTCTCCAGGACCGAGTTTGATGTGTGAAGAGAAGTATGCCACACTCCCGATCAGCGGACAGTGTGGGCCCATGAAACTGATGAGCCTGGAAGAAGCCCAGGCCCGCTCCTTAGGTCCAAACCACCCTGTGCATCAAGAACGTCGGCGAGAGAACAGTCTGCCTGATACCAGCACTGCCACGCTCTACCACACCGTCATAGACATATCAGACAGCAAGTATGACAGATTTGGATTCAGTCCATTGAGAGTGTTTGATGCATGTACGATTACTGTATTTACTATGTATGTATTACTTAACGATCTCTTTGTCTGTTAGGAGAAAGTTTTCTGGGAAATCAAAGAAATGGAAGTCCATCTTCAACTTGGGGCGGTCTGTGGACTCGAAGGGAAAACTGAGCCGGAACGGCAGCGTGTTCATAAGATCACAAGGGCCAGGTGAAGTGTCCAATGGGAGGGTTAAACAATGACCTAACAatgttaacaaacacacatgtttaaattcaaatgacaagatgtttttatttaaagaatttaCAGCCTTGGGAGACTTCACATATTAGGTCAAAGAGTgataatattattgttttttcaaCAGAGAAGGCAGCTCTCCGTCCATCCAGGAGCATGGAGTCCTTGTGCTCCTTACCAACAGGTCGGCCTAAAACCTAGATACTTTCATTTCAACACAGAGCAAAATGAACGCGAGAGTGTAACATGTATGTTATTTTTACTACGCAGATGATGACAGAACAGGAAACAACAGTCCAGCTGGTGGATCCGGCAGCATTTTTGTTCAAGATGTAAAATCCAGAACGCTGGGATCTGACTCGCTCTATGACCTGAGTGAACAAGACCAAAGCTGGGAGTTTAAAGGGACCAAAGCTGACGGGGCAACAGGTGGCTGGAGCTGTAGCATGAACCAAAAGGGGTCACCAGGTGCCTCTGCAGCCCTTCATAAAACACTGCCAGAGCAACTGAAGGTGTACAAAGGCGATGACCTTAGTAGCTATAAGCCCACCTCTCCGAAAAACAGGAGGATGTTGTACTCAGGCTCCTCCCACAACAGCTCCTCTCGACCCTCCTTCCCGGGAAGCTTCTTCCCGCTGGAGTCCTCGCCGAGGCATCAGCGCAGGGCCGTCAATATATCTGAGCCTTTTGCTGTGTCTGTACCTCTGCGTGTGTCAGCCGTTATCAGCTCCAACAGCACGCCATGCCGGGGCCATGCCAAGGACAAAGCAGCTGCTCTGAAACCCTGCAGAGAGAGCTCGGAACAGAGCAGCAACAGTGGAAAGAGCAACACGTTCCCCCAAATGGAACCCAAGAAGCAGGAAGGAACagggaagaaaaacacagaggagCCGACCTCCAGAGTCCCGCCAGAGGGTGAGGACATTTTCCTTTATCacgttttaaaaatgtcttgttaaaGATTAAAGTCCATGTTTAATAGGATGTCattaaaaaacatactttttaaatTCAGATGCAAGCAGAGAAGTGGTGAAACAAGGTCAAGGAGGGATGAATGCTTCTGAACTGGAGCCAGCATCCCTTGCAAATGCAAGAGAAGGCAAAGATGCAGCGCCATCTCCTGGGAAAGAAGTGAACAACCAGCAGACAACTATGAAACTGGTAAATCGTGTAGTAGGGTGTGCATCCACTTGGGCAGAATTGCAGACGCTATCTTGAATTGGGGCTTAAATCTTCCGATTAATTACGTTTTTCATGATTGAAGAcgtaaaaaatattttggctTGAAATAGCACACAGGCATGATTATGTTTGTTGGGTTTGGAAATTGTGATGAaatcatttagagctgcaaataTTAATAGATTATTAGATTAGTTGTCAACTTTTTAATTAATCGCAACTGTTTTGATAGTCGATTAATCGGTTTTAGTAATTatttagagaaaaaaaagaaaagttccaGGTTATTAAATGTTCTagtttctggtttctttactcctctatcacggttatataatatatctgagttgtggacaaaacaagacatttgaggctgtcatcttgggctttgggaaacactaaatgacatgtttcactattttctgacatttcatagaccaaaCAACGAATCGATTAATGGAGAACATGAGTTGCAGATGCAGCCCTAGAATcattttggttgtttttaatcCATTCTGTTTTTGTTGGTTTCTCAGGACAAGCGATCTTCTACTGGGAGAGAGCTGTGGTCTGACCTCCACCAAGAACTGAAGATAACTGAACCTGAAATCGACCTGCTGGACGAGACTTTTAACCCTGTTTTCGGCTCCAAGGGCACCTTTGAGGGCATGAGGTTAACGATGGATGTTAAGTCAAAGCGAAGCCGCagctctccgtctctgtctttGTTATTTAGGGAGCAGTCTTCGAATACCTCTCTGAGTGATCGTGCAATCGCCACTGGATCCGACTCTGCGAAGAAACAGCCCTCAGAGTCGGACatcttattttctcttcacaaaAACAGCCGCCCTGCTGACATGGTGgatgagaaaaagaagaagctgcatCTAAATATCACACCCTTAAACACAGATGACACCAAACAGTGCCAACTTCCTGTAAAGGAAACCTGTTCAGATAAAGTTTTGAAGACTTTGACAATGGAGGACACTCCAACGGCTGCCGGCTTCTCAGGAGGAGATGATGCCGACAAAAGATCTGAGAAACCTGAAATTCCTCAAGGAGACAAAAATGTCTCCTGCGATGGAGCAAAGAAGAACGTGATTCCCATATTGGAGGTTATTCAGAGGCTGTCGGTGTGTTTGGAGGAGAGACGTAACACCTTGGAGCTGTCAAACCTCGACGAAAGAGGTGGAGGAAACtcagaggaggtggagttgaTGGAGCCCTGGGAGGATTTTAGCTCCACCAAGCAGTGGGTCACCAGTCCTCTCCACTCACCTGACGTAGAGGAATTGTTTAACCAGCTATCGCCCTTCGGCTCTCATGGGGAAACTCAGGTTTCCTCTCCGCCAGTTGCAAATAACAAACAGTCTCTCATCAAGAGCGCTGAGCACTCGTCAGGAAACATTCCTCAGACTACCAGTAGCAAACCAGAAACTAAATGGACGTGTTTGCCGTCAGGGGTCAGTGTGAACAGcaataacacaacacaacctCACACAGGAAAATGCAGCACAGCAAAACAGAAGAACACATCTCAGAGGTTCTACAGACAGATGTCTTATGAGgtggagaaaagagaggaaaacgGCTTTTCTAAACACAGACCATATTCCCTTAATTTAGACCTCGGGCATCGGTGCATTAGAGACATTTCTAATCAGCAAAACCGTAATTCATCAGAGTTTTCCGCTTGTCAGAGAGGATTACTGACCTCCTCTGAATCTGTAAACACCAGGCTGCCCTCAGACTTGGAGATGTTTCTGAGTGATCGGCAGGCGCCTCTTCGCCGAAATTCGGCCCCGGTGAGCGTGTCATCGGTGAGAACAGCCTTCATGATCAAAACATGCCAGGCCAAAGCTGTGCCCGTCGTCCCTCCCAAGGTGCAGTACAGTCAGATACCTCCCTCCAGACACGAGAAGGATCTTGATGCAGCGAAGGCACAAGAAAAGGAGCATCCTAGAATGAGTGCAGAGAAAAGCAATGCCGCACTTGCTCCGGTGATGTCAGATCTaaaggaggagctggagaataAAGAGCCTGCACCCAAACACCAAAAACAGCCACATGTTGCAGAGTCTGCAAAGACCACATCTACTCCAGAGCTGCCAGTCATCACGAGGAGACACGCGCCCAGTCTGGAAGTGTTTGTAGACTGTCCCAGACCTAACAGAGGGAACATCTTACAGAGACCGTCTTTTAGGAACAGGCAGAGACCTCAAAGCCTCATCCTGCTCAGCCCTCCTTTTCCCATCATGGACTATCCTCCGTCAGGAGACGACAGCAAGCTCCTTTCGTCCATCAAGAGCCTGAACGACACGTCAGCAGTGAATGTCTTTTCTAAAGAGATAGCGGAGAATTTCAGGACTCCGGAGGGGGTCGCCCTTCAAAACAAAATGACGATTCCAAAAAGTGGACAGAGATTGGAAACGTCAACCAGCTGCTTCTACCAGCCGCAGAGGAGGTCGATGATATTTGACAGCAGGAGCCACAGACAGATCGAGTGACTGGAGCTGTAGTCACTGACTATGACACTGTGTAAATAGATACAGTATAACTGAAAGGAGGAAACCATGATGTTTGTGAAAGCTTGACTGAGATCTAAGGATGCAAccaatgattttttattttttattattattcattattcatctgcagattattttcatgattacaagattgattgtttggtttatttaatatcagaaaatagaaaaaaagacaagaagaaaattGAGTTTCTCAGTGCCCAAGCTGAAGTCTTCAAATGGCCGTTTCAACAACAGTtgaaaacccaaagatattcagtttattattattattattattattattattattattattattattattattattattaacttaagGTCACTTACTGGCTTTTTCAAGAAGTTTCAACCACATTTTACAGTCTTCCTCAGAAGATGGAGTTTATCTAGTTGTCATGGAGATAGCTCATTGTGCAAGCTCCATCATCTAAGGAAGACCATGAGATGCAGTTGAAATATCTgtaaaaagctagtaagtggaccttgatttaagtttccatccatccatccatccatccatccatcgtctaccgcttatccggggtcgggtcgcgggggcagcagctccagtaaggaaccccaatcttcccttctccgggccacatcctccagctccgactgggggatcctgaggcgttcccaggccagtgaggagatataatctctccaccgagtcctgggtcttccccggggtctcctcccagctggacgtgcctggaacacctccctagggaggcgcccaggtggcatccttactagatgcccgaaccacctcaactggctcctttcaacgtaaaggagcagcggctctactccgagtctctcacggatggctgagcttctcaccctatctctaagggagatgctagccacccgtctgagaaaacacatttcagccgcttgtacccgtgatctcgttgaTTTAAGTTTGTTATGTCTAATTCGTAAGGATTCGTTTTTCATCCTCCCTTTCTAAAATGACTTTCTTCTTGAAGTATAAAGGTCACCAGGTTCAAACAGTTCAAGGTCGGTGGATATTTAGACAAAAAACTTGCTTGTGTCAATTCAGGGGCTTCATATTTTTAATGTCTCTACAATATTTCAATATACTGGATTCAACTGTGGCACCCCTCAGTTTCAGAATGAAGTCATTTTAAACTGGAAGGACACTCAGAGAATGCAGACCTCAGCCAAGGCTAAATATCTTATCTTACAacgttaatgaaagtgaaaaatgatttGTGTATCCGAAtcggatccactccaaaatgtaatggtttCTTCCTCTCTTACAACTTTCcacaaagtttcatgaaaatcgggacAATAGTTTTTccttaatcctgctgacaaacaaacaacctCCTCCTTGGCGGAGTCCACAATGTTGTGACATACTGTTTGTTGAATTGAATGATTTATCTATACAGCCAGAGTTTATTCTTTATCGGATTACAACCTCTTATAACCTCCCGTAAATATTCACGTCTTAACTGAATTCTCAAACATTAAGGGCTCTGAATACAGGAAGTGTGCAGAAAAAGGTTCACAGAAAATAAGATGGTAGAAGAAGAACTGACAATGAAACTGTTAAACAGTTAAACAGCCGTGGGTTTGATCATGGAGATgaatatgtgtttatttattcctttattAACATACACATGATATGAAGAAAACTTGAtacttatatactgtatgtagttaTTGGCTCCGTGATAAGCTGAGGTcgatgtgatttattttttaaactaatatttaaaaggtttttctgATTTAAATATATCGCAAACTTAATTGATAGTATTAATCCACAGAAGAACTTTAATTCATGTGTATCTTTCTGTaattgctttgtgttttatgGCCATGTTTATTGGTTCATTGGTTTTTGACAATAATGAGAACCAGCATTGTAGAAAAGAGTATGTGATGAAACCCTGGAGCTGCTGCGCTGACAGTAAACTGGAGGTTGACTTTGTTGTGCACGCTGACTGTATTCCATGTGTTTGAGTCAGATGATGGCGTCTCCAGGTTTTTGTCTCTTTACTTTGAATTGAACAAACACAGGATCTGATGTATTTAGCTTTAGCGCCCATGAACATAACATAGTTTGGATGTTAAAGGAGGCTACGATGCTAAGATGCGGGTGTTATTgagttcagtgttttttttaagctgTAGTTTGTATGGACTGAATGAATGATTACAGATCAGatcaaaaaaatgtttgaaaaaatgagatataagattttttttttatttgttgtgtataCTTGTTGATACTGAAAATGATTGACTGAAGCGTCTTCATTCATAGGAAAAACAACTTTCTGATGGTGGCACCGGAAGTAATGTACATAAGACACTTGATGAGTTTTGTTACAATCAAAAGTTATGAGAATAAAAAGTTCTAAAATCACAAACGTGAGTGTTTCTGCTAACATGTGGCTTTCATTCAAACATACAGTGTCAAGCAGTGACATTCTAACAAACTGGTCAAATACAACTcaccagtttaaaaaaaagttggaaAATGACATGGTAGTCAGAATAAAAGATTAAAGTACTCAGAGGGACGAGAAACCTTTGTGAAACCGGCTACTGTATAATAGAAATGACTCAAGTTAGTGACTTTCTTCTAGACAGTTGTCTATTATTCCTCCGACATCGACGTACCTCCATTCAAATCTTTACTTAAGCACTTATTTTGGGTATTGAgcttcacttctctctctctttgtagtaTTTCAGCcaaaacatatagaaacattgTCCCATCAGTTATACATGTTCAAAGATGTTGTGGAAATGGGGCCTAAGAG of Cottoperca gobio chromosome 14, fCotGob3.1, whole genome shotgun sequence contains these proteins:
- the arhgap31 gene encoding rho GTPase-activating protein 31, producing MKNKGTKQKSKKKGSENVFGCDLIEHLQNSGQDVPQVLKKCAEFIEEHGIVDGIYRLSGVTSNIQHLRQEFSSEACPDLTEEVYLQDIHCVGSLCKLFFRELPNPLLTYELYSKFTSTVLVQGDHERLLHIQGVIKELPTPHFRTLEYLTKHLAHLATLSTQTNMHTRNLALVWAPNLLRSKDVEATCSNGEMAFQEVRIQQSVVEFILNHREEIFSDSVQIKPKEGPSLMCEEKYATLPISGQCGPMKLMSLEEAQARSLGPNHPVHQERRRENSLPDTSTATLYHTVIDISDSKRKFSGKSKKWKSIFNLGRSVDSKGKLSRNGSVFIRSQGPEKAALRPSRSMESLCSLPTDDDRTGNNSPAGGSGSIFVQDVKSRTLGSDSLYDLSEQDQSWEFKGTKADGATGGWSCSMNQKGSPGASAALHKTLPEQLKVYKGDDLSSYKPTSPKNRRMLYSGSSHNSSSRPSFPGSFFPLESSPRHQRRAVNISEPFAVSVPLRVSAVISSNSTPCRGHAKDKAAALKPCRESSEQSSNSGKSNTFPQMEPKKQEGTGKKNTEEPTSRVPPEDASREVVKQGQGGMNASELEPASLANAREGKDAAPSPGKEVNNQQTTMKLDKRSSTGRELWSDLHQELKITEPEIDLLDETFNPVFGSKGTFEGMRLTMDVKSKRSRSSPSLSLLFREQSSNTSLSDRAIATGSDSAKKQPSESDILFSLHKNSRPADMVDEKKKKLHLNITPLNTDDTKQCQLPVKETCSDKVLKTLTMEDTPTAAGFSGGDDADKRSEKPEIPQGDKNVSCDGAKKNVIPILEVIQRLSVCLEERRNTLELSNLDERGGGNSEEVELMEPWEDFSSTKQWVTSPLHSPDVEELFNQLSPFGSHGETQVSSPPVANNKQSLIKSAEHSSGNIPQTTSSKPETKWTCLPSGVSVNSNNTTQPHTGKCSTAKQKNTSQRFYRQMSYEVEKREENGFSKHRPYSLNLDLGHRCIRDISNQQNRNSSEFSACQRGLLTSSESVNTRLPSDLEMFLSDRQAPLRRNSAPVSVSSVRTAFMIKTCQAKAVPVVPPKVQYSQIPPSRHEKDLDAAKAQEKEHPRMSAEKSNAALAPVMSDLKEELENKEPAPKHQKQPHVAESAKTTSTPELPVITRRHAPSLEVFVDCPRPNRGNILQRPSFRNRQRPQSLILLSPPFPIMDYPPSGDDSKLLSSIKSLNDTSAVNVFSKEIAENFRTPEGVALQNKMTIPKSGQRLETSTSCFYQPQRRSMIFDSRSHRQIE